From Neosynechococcus sphagnicola sy1, one genomic window encodes:
- a CDS encoding DUF938 domain-containing protein, giving the protein MSEFLDARQYAPATQRNRLPILEILLQVLPPTGTVLEISSGTGEHAVFFAPRLHPRKWLPSDPNPLALASIAAWREHCPGEHLYPPIALDVHNPVWPLERDHASEDLSGIIPEPIVAMVNINMIHIAPWSACLGLMAGAQRILPPGGILYLYGPFKQGGSTYRSQQCSL; this is encoded by the coding sequence ATGTCTGAGTTCCTAGACGCCCGACAATACGCCCCTGCCACCCAACGCAATCGCCTACCGATTTTGGAGATCCTGTTACAAGTCTTGCCACCCACGGGCACCGTTCTAGAAATTTCCAGTGGCACCGGAGAACATGCCGTCTTCTTTGCCCCTCGCCTGCATCCTCGCAAGTGGCTGCCCTCAGACCCCAATCCCCTTGCCCTCGCCAGCATTGCGGCCTGGCGGGAACATTGCCCTGGAGAGCACCTGTATCCCCCGATCGCCCTTGATGTCCACAACCCAGTTTGGCCGCTGGAACGGGATCACGCCTCCGAGGATTTGTCAGGGATAATCCCTGAACCCATTGTGGCGATGGTCAACATTAATATGATTCATATTGCCCCGTGGTCAGCGTGTTTAGGCTTAATGGCAGGGGCGCAGCGGATTTTACCCCCAGGTGGCATTCTCTACCTATATGGCCCATTTAAGCAGGGGGGGTCGACATACCGCTCCCAGCAATGCAGCCTTTGA
- a CDS encoding NblA/ycf18 family protein, producing the protein MELTLEQEFRLRSFADLVKQMSREQAQEFLIEQNQLMMMREAMYRELLKQEWKLNLDDARPDLVV; encoded by the coding sequence ATGGAACTCACCTTAGAACAAGAATTTAGGCTCAGAAGTTTTGCTGATCTAGTCAAGCAAATGTCCCGTGAACAAGCTCAAGAGTTCTTAATTGAACAGAACCAGCTGATGATGATGCGGGAAGCGATGTATCGAGAGCTGCTGAAACAAGAGTGGAAATTGAATCTGGATGACGCTCGTCCTGATTTAGTAGTTTGA
- a CDS encoding UPF0182 family protein has product MGNTLKADALQKYAATLRNIRLWDSEPLLQAYRQLQEIRPYYQFPSVDIDRYTIDGTLRQVMHSARELDFSLVPERAQTWVNRHFFYTHGYGITLSPVNVVTRVGLPDFFIKDIPPRAVNAAVQKAIPIQNSAIYYGELTDTDVYVNTKALELDYPQAEENIYGSYQGTGGMPVGQFWQRLLYAWYFRDSRILLSDEFTPASKLLLRRQIVTRVKTIAPFLKYDRDPYMVATEGNLYWVLDAYTTSDRYPYSEPAPPPNSFNYIRNSVKVVVDAYHGSVDFYIADPKDAIVQTYHRLYPTLFKPLEKMPISLRQHLRYPIDLFQVQTQQYATYHMTDPQVFYNKEDPWQIPQEARPHRNALSPSQDSSLNQDSSLWLSKAAQTGGLQSMEPYYLILELSTLRNAAHPGTSTTTTQPAEFVLLTPFTPANKQNLIAWMAARCDGEEYGKLLVYEFSRQSLVFGPQQVEARINQNPLIAQQLSLWNQQGSRVNRGSMLIIPVGDSLLYVQPLYLEAEDSRLPELTRVILAYEDRVVMQPTFEDAFRDLFAEEPQKDPPMQEVK; this is encoded by the coding sequence GTGGGTAATACCCTGAAGGCGGATGCCTTACAAAAGTATGCGGCGACGTTGAGGAATATTCGCCTTTGGGATAGTGAACCATTGCTCCAGGCCTATCGCCAATTGCAGGAAATTCGCCCTTACTACCAGTTCCCGTCGGTTGATATTGATCGGTATACCATTGACGGGACCCTCAGGCAGGTGATGCATTCAGCACGGGAGTTGGATTTCTCCTTAGTGCCGGAACGGGCTCAAACCTGGGTGAATCGACACTTCTTTTATACGCACGGCTACGGCATTACCCTGAGTCCAGTCAACGTGGTGACGCGGGTGGGTCTGCCGGATTTCTTTATTAAAGATATCCCACCTCGGGCGGTGAATGCCGCAGTCCAGAAAGCAATCCCAATCCAAAATTCAGCAATTTATTATGGGGAATTAACAGATACGGATGTCTATGTTAATACCAAGGCATTGGAGCTAGATTACCCACAGGCCGAAGAAAATATTTATGGCAGCTACCAAGGGACTGGGGGAATGCCCGTTGGCCAGTTTTGGCAACGGTTGCTCTATGCCTGGTACTTTCGAGACTCTCGCATCTTACTTAGCGATGAGTTTACACCCGCTAGTAAGCTCCTGTTGCGGCGGCAAATTGTCACGCGGGTGAAGACTATTGCTCCATTTTTAAAGTATGATCGCGACCCCTACATGGTGGCAACGGAGGGGAATCTCTACTGGGTGCTGGATGCCTACACCACCAGCGATCGCTACCCTTACTCCGAACCCGCTCCCCCTCCCAACAGTTTCAATTACATTCGCAACTCCGTCAAAGTTGTTGTAGATGCCTATCATGGCAGCGTTGATTTCTACATCGCTGACCCCAAAGATGCCATCGTCCAGACCTACCACCGTCTGTACCCGACGCTCTTCAAACCGCTCGAGAAGATGCCGATCTCCTTGCGACAGCACCTGCGGTATCCCATTGATCTCTTCCAGGTGCAGACCCAGCAATATGCAACCTACCACATGACTGATCCCCAGGTGTTCTATAACAAAGAAGACCCCTGGCAGATTCCTCAAGAGGCTCGACCCCATCGGAATGCTCTGTCGCCTAGTCAGGATTCCTCCCTCAATCAAGACTCATCTCTATGGCTTTCCAAGGCAGCTCAAACTGGAGGGTTGCAATCCATGGAGCCCTATTACTTAATTCTCGAACTTTCAACCTTAAGAAACGCTGCCCACCCCGGAACGTCAACTACAACCACTCAACCGGCAGAGTTTGTGCTGCTGACACCCTTCACCCCAGCCAACAAACAAAATTTAATTGCCTGGATGGCAGCACGGTGTGATGGTGAAGAGTATGGGAAGCTTTTGGTGTATGAATTCTCTCGACAGAGCTTAGTATTCGGTCCACAACAGGTAGAGGCACGAATTAATCAAAATCCCCTGATTGCTCAGCAACTCTCACTGTGGAATCAACAAGGTTCTCGTGTTAACCGTGGCAGTATGCTGATCATTCCCGTTGGAGACTCGCTGTTATACGTGCAGCCACTTTATTTGGAGGCCGAAGACAGTCGCTTGCCTGAGCTAACCCGGGTCATTTTGGCCTACGAAGACCGAGTTGTTATGCAACCAACATTTGAAGACGCTTTCAGGGATTTGTTTGCTGAAGAGCCTCAAAAAGATCCGCCCATGCAGGAGGTTAAATAA
- a CDS encoding aminotransferase class IV — MVGNPPNWQRLRQGAETLVPVFPVLRIVLFPDGREWITGRALPADLGLRQQQGITAWVATPTPSLAGHRSLPDHKTGNYLAPWLVRQQAQQRGAQEAILVDAVGNWLETTTGNLWGWGAGQWWTPPLSSGILPGVVRGQLISWLTRHNERVGEIPWDPDWVETLEAIAYTNSVVELVPFHRILSPHPRSYPGNHPCWEALRHVFQRGDTQRF, encoded by the coding sequence TTGGTTGGCAACCCCCCCAATTGGCAGCGACTGCGGCAGGGAGCTGAAACACTGGTACCGGTTTTCCCCGTCCTCAGAATCGTCCTCTTTCCCGATGGGCGAGAATGGATTACCGGACGTGCCTTACCCGCCGATCTAGGACTTCGGCAACAACAGGGAATTACAGCCTGGGTGGCCACCCCTACCCCTTCGCTGGCGGGGCATCGCTCACTCCCGGATCACAAAACTGGGAATTATCTGGCACCCTGGTTGGTCAGACAACAGGCACAGCAACGGGGAGCCCAGGAAGCGATTCTGGTGGATGCGGTCGGCAATTGGCTGGAAACCACGACGGGGAATCTCTGGGGCTGGGGGGCTGGGCAGTGGTGGACACCCCCCCTGAGTAGCGGCATCCTACCGGGGGTGGTGCGGGGACAACTGATCTCGTGGTTGACAAGGCACAATGAAAGAGTCGGGGAAATTCCCTGGGATCCTGACTGGGTAGAAACTCTAGAGGCGATCGCTTACACCAATAGCGTCGTGGAGCTGGTACCCTTTCACCGGATTCTCAGTCCACACCCCCGCAGCTATCCTGGGAATCACCCCTGCTGGGAAGCCCTCCGTCATGTTTTCCAGAGGGGGGATACCCAGAGATTCTGA
- a CDS encoding rhodanese-like domain-containing protein has protein sequence MFKFFRFIPIPELIQDKSRVSALKDRLDWGEPALTIVDVRDRNAYNATRIMGAIAMPMDELVERALASLELIRDIYVYGETDEQTAKAASHLRKAGYEHVAELIGGLPAWKKARYPVEGV, from the coding sequence ATGTTCAAATTCTTCCGGTTCATTCCCATTCCTGAACTCATCCAGGATAAGTCACGGGTGAGTGCGCTCAAAGATCGACTTGATTGGGGGGAGCCAGCTCTGACCATTGTTGATGTCAGGGATAGAAATGCCTACAACGCAACCCGCATCATGGGAGCCATTGCAATGCCCATGGACGAACTTGTTGAGCGGGCGCTTGCTAGCCTTGAGCTGATTCGTGACATTTATGTTTACGGCGAGACAGATGAACAAACTGCCAAAGCCGCATCTCATCTTCGCAAGGCAGGTTATGAACACGTTGCCGAACTGATAGGTGGATTACCTGCCTGGAAGAAAGCCAGATATCCAGTTGAAGGAGTTTAA
- a CDS encoding alpha/beta fold hydrolase, protein MVTVSQPSTVDSLTFLTWDWQGHKIQYTVQGTGKPLVLIHGFGAAIGHWRQNIPVLSAAGYQVFALDLLGFGGSDKPAIDYSLDLWASLLRDFWQGQIQQPTVFIGNSIGALLSLMLMTETPEIAAGGVLINAAGGLNHRPQELNLPLRIVMGAFTRLVSSPFIGGFLFNRIRQPARIRATLHQVYGNATAVTDELVDLIYQPACDPGAQQVFASILSAPPGPAPGELLPHLQRPLLVLWGDADPWTPIAGASIYQRAQAQGQSIRVVSIPGAGHCPHDEDPAQVNALILEWLQDTKLWDSLPSQDR, encoded by the coding sequence ATGGTAACTGTATCCCAACCCTCAACTGTGGACTCCTTGACATTCCTGACCTGGGACTGGCAGGGGCATAAAATTCAATACACCGTGCAGGGAACTGGGAAGCCCTTGGTGTTAATTCATGGCTTTGGTGCGGCGATCGGGCACTGGCGGCAGAATATCCCCGTCCTATCTGCCGCCGGGTACCAAGTCTTTGCCCTCGATCTCCTGGGGTTTGGGGGATCGGATAAGCCCGCCATCGACTATTCCCTGGATTTGTGGGCATCTTTGCTGCGAGATTTTTGGCAAGGGCAGATCCAGCAACCCACCGTCTTCATTGGCAATTCCATTGGGGCGCTCCTGAGTTTGATGCTGATGACCGAGACCCCTGAGATCGCCGCTGGGGGGGTGTTAATTAATGCTGCGGGTGGATTGAATCATCGTCCCCAGGAGCTGAATCTCCCCCTCCGGATCGTTATGGGGGCATTTACCCGCCTCGTCAGTTCACCGTTTATTGGCGGTTTCCTATTTAATCGGATTCGCCAGCCGGCCCGAATTCGGGCTACCCTGCACCAAGTGTATGGCAATGCCACCGCTGTTACCGATGAATTGGTTGATTTGATCTATCAACCCGCCTGCGATCCAGGGGCACAACAAGTTTTTGCATCGATTCTCAGCGCTCCTCCTGGCCCTGCTCCTGGAGAACTGTTGCCCCACCTCCAGCGACCTTTGTTAGTGCTCTGGGGCGATGCAGATCCCTGGACTCCCATTGCTGGAGCGAGCATTTATCAACGGGCGCAAGCCCAAGGACAGTCGATTCGGGTGGTGTCCATTCCTGGCGCTGGTCATTGCCCCCACGATGAAGATCCAGCCCAAGTGAATGCGCTGATCCTAGAGTGGCTCCAAGACACCAAACTCTGGGACTCCCTGCCGTCTCAAGATCGCTGA
- the ftsH3 gene encoding ATP-dependent zinc metalloprotease FtsH3 translates to MNKRWRNAGLYALLAIVVIALATAFFDSKPPSRETWKYSQFIQEVEGKKVEKVRISADRTRAIVKAQDGSDVLVNLPPSDPDLINILTRNNVDISVLPQSDESFWLRALSSLFFPVLLLVGLFFLLRRAQSGPGSQAMNFGKSKARVQMEPQTQVTFGDVAGIDQAKLELAEVVDFLKNADRFTAVGAKIPKGVLLVGPPGTGKTLLAKAVAGEAGVPFFSISGSEFVEMFVGVGASRVRDLFEQAKQNAPCIVFIDEIDAVGRQRGAGLGGGNDEREQTLNQLLTEMDGFEGNTGIIIIAATNRPDVLDSALLRPGRFDRQVVVDRPDYAGRLEILRVHARGKTLGQDVDVERIARRTPGFTGADLSNLLNEAAILAARRNLTEISMDEVNDAIDRVLAGPEKKDRVMSERRKALVAYHEAGHALVGALMPDYDPVQKISIIPRGRAGGLTWFTPNEDRMDAGLFSRSYLQNQMAVALGGRISEEIIFGEEEVTTGASNDLQQVARVARQMVTRFGMSDRLGPVALGRQQGNMFLGRDIAAERDFSEETAAAIDDEVHELVDQAYHRAKAVLINNRHVLDRLAQLLIEKETVDAEELQELLATSDVRMAAFA, encoded by the coding sequence GTGAATAAGCGGTGGAGAAATGCGGGACTGTATGCTCTTTTGGCGATTGTTGTCATTGCCTTGGCAACGGCATTTTTTGACAGCAAGCCTCCCAGCCGGGAAACCTGGAAATACAGTCAGTTCATTCAAGAAGTAGAAGGCAAGAAAGTTGAGAAGGTTCGCATCAGCGCCGATCGCACCCGCGCCATTGTCAAGGCGCAAGATGGCAGCGATGTGCTGGTGAACCTCCCCCCCAGTGACCCTGATTTGATCAACATCCTCACCCGCAACAACGTTGATATTTCAGTGTTGCCCCAGAGTGACGAGAGTTTTTGGCTTAGAGCCCTGAGTAGCCTCTTCTTTCCTGTTTTGTTGTTGGTGGGTCTGTTTTTCCTGCTGCGACGTGCCCAGAGTGGGCCGGGTAGTCAGGCTATGAACTTTGGTAAGTCCAAAGCCAGGGTGCAGATGGAACCCCAAACCCAGGTGACCTTTGGCGATGTAGCTGGGATTGATCAAGCCAAGCTGGAGCTGGCAGAGGTTGTAGACTTCTTGAAGAATGCAGACCGCTTCACCGCTGTCGGAGCCAAGATCCCCAAAGGCGTGTTGTTGGTCGGCCCCCCAGGAACCGGAAAAACCCTCCTCGCTAAAGCGGTAGCTGGAGAAGCGGGGGTGCCCTTCTTCTCAATTTCCGGCTCCGAATTTGTGGAAATGTTTGTCGGGGTGGGTGCCTCACGGGTACGGGATCTGTTTGAACAGGCCAAGCAAAATGCTCCGTGTATTGTCTTTATTGATGAAATTGATGCCGTGGGTCGTCAACGGGGAGCTGGCTTAGGCGGGGGGAATGATGAGCGGGAACAAACCCTGAACCAATTGCTCACCGAGATGGATGGCTTCGAGGGCAACACGGGCATCATTATCATTGCTGCTACTAACCGCCCCGATGTTCTGGATTCAGCTCTCCTACGTCCCGGTCGTTTTGACCGTCAAGTGGTGGTCGATCGCCCCGATTATGCTGGACGATTGGAAATTCTGCGGGTACATGCCCGTGGGAAGACCCTGGGGCAGGATGTTGATGTCGAACGAATTGCCCGCCGTACCCCTGGGTTCACCGGGGCTGATCTCTCGAATCTGTTGAACGAAGCAGCGATTCTGGCTGCTCGGCGGAACCTGACGGAAATCTCCATGGATGAGGTCAACGATGCCATTGATCGAGTACTGGCGGGACCTGAGAAGAAAGACCGGGTGATGAGCGAACGCCGCAAGGCTTTGGTTGCCTACCATGAAGCCGGTCACGCCCTGGTGGGAGCACTGATGCCTGACTATGATCCCGTCCAGAAAATTAGCATCATTCCTCGCGGCAGAGCCGGGGGACTTACCTGGTTTACCCCCAATGAAGATCGGATGGATGCGGGTTTGTTCTCCCGCTCCTATCTGCAAAATCAGATGGCAGTAGCATTGGGTGGCCGGATTTCGGAAGAAATTATCTTCGGTGAAGAAGAGGTGACCACGGGAGCCTCCAATGACTTGCAGCAGGTGGCACGGGTTGCTCGACAAATGGTGACCCGCTTTGGCATGAGCGATCGCCTGGGGCCAGTTGCCCTAGGGCGTCAGCAAGGCAACATGTTCCTGGGGCGAGACATTGCTGCGGAGCGTGACTTCTCAGAAGAAACGGCTGCCGCCATTGATGATGAGGTTCACGAACTGGTAGATCAAGCCTACCACCGGGCAAAGGCAGTTCTGATCAACAACCGTCATGTCCTGGATCGGCTGGCTCAACTGCTGATTGAGAAAGAAACCGTTGATGCTGAGGAGTTGCAGGAATTACTGGCAACCAGTGATGTGCGCATGGCTGCATTTGCCTAG
- a CDS encoding cation-translocating P-type ATPase, translated as MSDSLTQNLDPTTVAWHGISEDQAVEKLQGDRTQGLTTDQVTARLQRYGRNELQETGGRSSLEILWDQFKNVMLLMLIAVAVISAGLDIREAIAEGKPMFPKDAIAILVVVLLNGLLGYLQESGAEKALAALKSLSSGSVRLIRGGRPIEVSAKEVVPGDVMLLEAGVKIAADGRLLEAANLQIREAALTGEAIAVNKEADLVLPDSTELGDRINLVFTGTEVVQGRATVLVTSTGMATELGKIATDLQAVESEPTPLQKRMTQLGNILVLGALALVVIVVTAGTLHTPENFEDLVQVSLSMAVAVVPEGLPAVITVTLALGTQRMVRRNALIRRLPAVETLGSVTTICSDKTGTLTQNKMVVQAIFTDQHQLQVTGEGYTPTGEFLSSAASQCLLPAEQPELQALLLACVLCNDAILQRENGQWQVLGDPTEGALLTLAGKAGLEQAQQASHFPRVAEFPFSSERKRMSVIVQEGQGPTYRMFTKGSPELTLERCTQIQVGDRPHPLTEKQRSQILAENNHLASRGLRVLGFASQALGAIPPEHSEDSSEQNLTWLGLVGMLDAPRPEVREAVRRCRIAGIRPVMITGDHQLTAWAIAEDLGIVHPGDRTLTGRELEQLSPAELEALVTEVSVYARVSPEHKLRIVQALQRRGHVVAMTGDGVNDAPALKQADIGVAMGITGTDVSKEASDMILLDDNFATIIAATEEGRVVYTNIRRFIRYILGSNIGEVLTIASAPLLGLGGVPLSPLQILWMNLVTDGIPALGLAVEPGRPSVMQHPPKNPKESIFARGLGSYMIRIGLVLAMISIVLMVWSYHYTAQVQSDLLDRDRWKTMVFTTLCLSQMGHAIAIRSNLRLAVEINQLSNPWILSSVAVTLILQLLLIYVAPLRSFFGTHYLSLLELLICLGFSSLLFVWIELEKLVIRWYLSRH; from the coding sequence ATGTCAGACTCCCTAACCCAGAATTTAGATCCAACAACGGTTGCCTGGCATGGGATCTCTGAAGATCAGGCGGTGGAAAAGCTTCAGGGCGATCGCACCCAGGGCTTGACGACGGATCAGGTGACGGCAAGGCTGCAACGTTACGGCAGGAATGAACTGCAAGAGACCGGGGGGCGTAGCTCCCTAGAAATCCTTTGGGATCAGTTCAAAAACGTGATGCTGTTGATGTTGATTGCCGTTGCGGTGATTTCAGCTGGTCTAGATATTCGCGAGGCGATCGCTGAGGGCAAACCGATGTTTCCCAAGGATGCCATTGCCATTCTGGTGGTGGTGTTGCTCAACGGTTTGCTGGGCTATCTGCAAGAAAGTGGCGCTGAAAAGGCACTGGCTGCCCTTAAGAGCCTATCTTCCGGCAGTGTGCGGCTGATTCGAGGCGGCAGACCCATCGAAGTCTCTGCGAAGGAAGTGGTGCCGGGAGATGTGATGCTTTTAGAGGCGGGGGTGAAAATTGCTGCCGATGGGCGGTTGTTGGAGGCTGCCAACCTGCAAATTCGGGAAGCTGCTTTAACGGGAGAAGCGATCGCTGTTAACAAAGAGGCGGATTTGGTCCTACCCGACTCCACCGAACTGGGCGATCGCATTAACCTGGTATTCACCGGCACCGAAGTCGTACAGGGGCGTGCCACCGTCTTAGTCACTAGCACGGGGATGGCGACAGAACTGGGGAAAATTGCCACCGACCTCCAGGCCGTTGAGTCAGAACCCACCCCGCTGCAAAAGCGCATGACCCAATTGGGGAACATCCTCGTCCTAGGGGCATTGGCCTTGGTGGTGATCGTCGTGACGGCTGGCACCCTCCATACCCCGGAGAACTTTGAAGATTTGGTGCAGGTGTCCCTGAGCATGGCAGTGGCGGTTGTCCCAGAAGGGTTGCCGGCGGTGATTACCGTTACCCTTGCCTTGGGTACCCAGCGCATGGTTCGCCGCAACGCCCTGATTCGGCGGTTGCCTGCGGTGGAAACCCTGGGGTCTGTGACCACTATCTGCTCCGATAAGACGGGCACCCTGACCCAAAACAAAATGGTGGTGCAGGCAATTTTCACCGATCAGCATCAGCTGCAAGTCACCGGAGAAGGCTACACCCCTACGGGTGAGTTCCTCAGTAGCGCTGCCTCCCAATGCCTTCTGCCTGCTGAACAACCCGAATTGCAAGCGCTCTTACTGGCGTGTGTTCTGTGCAATGATGCCATTTTGCAGCGTGAGAATGGGCAGTGGCAGGTTCTGGGTGACCCCACAGAAGGAGCGCTCCTGACTCTGGCGGGTAAGGCAGGGTTGGAACAAGCGCAACAAGCCAGTCACTTCCCTCGGGTGGCGGAGTTTCCCTTTTCCTCAGAACGTAAGCGCATGAGTGTGATTGTCCAGGAGGGTCAGGGGCCCACCTACCGGATGTTCACCAAAGGCTCCCCAGAATTGACCCTAGAGCGCTGCACCCAGATTCAGGTAGGCGATCGCCCCCACCCCCTGACGGAGAAACAGCGATCGCAGATTCTGGCAGAGAATAACCACCTAGCAAGTCGGGGGCTACGGGTCTTGGGTTTTGCCAGTCAAGCCTTAGGGGCAATTCCCCCCGAGCACTCGGAAGATAGCAGTGAACAGAACTTAACCTGGCTCGGTTTGGTGGGAATGCTGGATGCCCCCCGTCCGGAAGTCCGCGAGGCGGTGCGTCGTTGTCGCATCGCTGGGATTCGTCCAGTGATGATAACGGGCGACCATCAACTCACTGCCTGGGCGATCGCCGAGGATCTGGGCATTGTCCACCCAGGGGATCGCACCCTCACCGGCCGGGAACTGGAACAATTGAGTCCAGCAGAGTTAGAAGCCCTGGTGACGGAGGTGAGTGTCTATGCCCGTGTCTCCCCGGAACACAAATTACGCATTGTCCAGGCACTCCAGCGGCGAGGTCATGTGGTGGCGATGACGGGGGATGGGGTGAATGATGCCCCCGCCTTAAAACAAGCAGATATTGGCGTGGCCATGGGCATTACCGGCACCGATGTCAGTAAAGAGGCCAGCGATATGATTCTGCTGGACGATAACTTTGCCACCATCATTGCCGCCACCGAAGAGGGTCGGGTTGTCTACACTAATATCCGGCGGTTTATTCGCTATATCCTGGGCAGTAACATTGGGGAAGTCTTGACCATCGCCTCTGCGCCGCTGTTAGGACTAGGAGGTGTGCCCCTGTCCCCTCTACAAATCCTGTGGATGAACCTAGTCACCGATGGAATTCCTGCCTTGGGGCTAGCGGTAGAACCAGGACGCCCCAGTGTGATGCAACACCCCCCCAAAAATCCCAAGGAAAGTATCTTTGCCAGAGGATTGGGATCGTACATGATTCGGATTGGGCTGGTGCTGGCTATGATCTCGATCGTGCTAATGGTGTGGAGCTATCACTACACGGCGCAAGTGCAGTCTGATCTATTAGATCGCGATCGCTGGAAAACCATGGTGTTTACCACCCTGTGTTTGTCCCAGATGGGCCATGCGATCGCCATTCGTTCCAACCTCCGATTGGCGGTAGAAATTAATCAACTGTCCAATCCCTGGATTTTGAGTTCCGTCGCGGTGACTTTGATCTTGCAACTGCTGCTGATTTATGTGGCACCGCTCCGGAGCTTCTTTGGCACCCACTACCTGTCGCTGCTAGAGCTGTTGATCTGCCTTGGCTTTAGTTCCCTGCTATTTGTCTGGATTGAACTGGAGAAACTGGTGATTCGCTGGTATCTATCACGACACTAG
- a CDS encoding Coenzyme F420 hydrogenase/dehydrogenase, beta subunit C-terminal domain, which produces MTAVQPHLKARALKSSSRRPAKELCSECGLCDTYYIHYVKTACAFLNQQVAELEAQAHGRSRNLEHPDDWYFGVHQQMVAARKTDPIPGAQWTGIVSSIAIQMLNRGQVEGVVCVQNTDTDRFQPQPILARTPEEILAARVNKPTLSPNLSVLEQIEQSGMKRLLVIGVGCQIQALRAVEQQLGLEKLYVLGTPCVDNVTRAGLQKFLETTSRSPETVVHYEFMQDFRVHFKHEDGSVETVPFFGLKTNQLKDVFAPSCMTCFDYVNSLADLVVGYMGAPFGWQWIVVRNQRGQEMLDLVQDQLETQPVVSQGDRRQAVQQSIPAYDQGVTLPMWAARLMGVVIEKIGPKGLEYARFSIDSHFTRNYLYVKRHYPEKLAAHVPDYAQRIVSQYKLPE; this is translated from the coding sequence ATGACTGCGGTGCAACCTCACCTGAAAGCTAGGGCTTTAAAATCATCCAGTCGCCGTCCTGCCAAAGAACTCTGTAGCGAGTGTGGACTGTGTGACACCTATTACATCCACTACGTCAAAACAGCCTGTGCCTTTCTCAACCAGCAAGTTGCAGAGCTAGAGGCCCAAGCCCACGGTCGCAGCCGCAACTTGGAGCACCCTGATGACTGGTACTTCGGAGTCCATCAACAGATGGTGGCCGCCCGGAAAACTGACCCGATTCCAGGGGCGCAGTGGACAGGAATTGTCAGCAGCATTGCCATTCAGATGCTGAATCGAGGGCAAGTCGAAGGGGTCGTTTGTGTCCAAAATACCGACACCGATCGCTTTCAACCCCAGCCTATCCTGGCGAGAACCCCGGAAGAAATCTTGGCAGCACGGGTAAACAAGCCCACCCTCTCTCCCAACCTGTCGGTGCTGGAACAGATTGAGCAATCGGGGATGAAGCGGTTACTCGTCATCGGGGTTGGCTGTCAGATTCAAGCCCTGCGAGCAGTGGAACAGCAGCTGGGTCTAGAAAAGCTCTATGTATTGGGGACACCCTGCGTCGACAACGTTACCCGTGCTGGATTGCAGAAATTCCTGGAAACCACCAGCCGTTCGCCGGAGACAGTGGTGCACTACGAGTTTATGCAGGACTTCCGCGTCCACTTTAAACACGAAGATGGTTCCGTCGAAACCGTCCCCTTCTTTGGGTTGAAAACCAATCAACTCAAGGATGTGTTTGCTCCGTCTTGTATGACCTGCTTTGACTATGTAAATTCCCTGGCGGATTTGGTGGTGGGTTATATGGGCGCTCCCTTTGGCTGGCAATGGATTGTTGTTCGCAATCAACGGGGGCAGGAGATGTTAGATCTGGTTCAAGATCAGTTAGAGACGCAGCCAGTGGTGTCTCAGGGCGATCGCCGTCAGGCTGTCCAGCAAAGTATTCCTGCCTATGACCAAGGGGTTACCTTACCGATGTGGGCAGCGCGGTTGATGGGGGTGGTGATTGAAAAAATTGGCCCCAAAGGATTGGAATATGCTCGGTTTTCGATTGATTCTCACTTCACCCGTAACTATCTGTATGTTAAACGCCACTATCCAGAAAAATTGGCAGCCCATGTGCCTGACTATGCCCAGCGGATTGTGTCCCAGTACAAACTGCCTGAGTAG
- a CDS encoding DUF938 domain-containing protein has product MQNPAWGIRDLEAVVAIAQTHQLSLLQTYAMPANNLSVVFQLLPG; this is encoded by the coding sequence ATGCAAAATCCAGCTTGGGGCATCCGGGATCTGGAAGCTGTGGTAGCCATTGCCCAAACGCATCAGCTCTCCCTCCTCCAGACCTATGCCATGCCAGCGAATAATTTGTCCGTGGTCTTTCAATTATTACCAGGGTAA